DNA from Kitasatospora herbaricolor:
GTCTCCTTGATGGTCAGGTCACCGGCGAGCCGGAAGTGGGTGGCGTCCAGCGTCTCGACCCGGGTCGAGACGAAGGTGATCTCGGGGAAGGTCGGGGCGTCCAGGAAGTCGTTGGTGCGCAGGTGCCCGTCGCGCTGCTCGTTGCGGGTGTCGATGCTCGCGGTCTTGATCGTGACGGTGGCGGTCGACTTCGTCGGGTCCTCCCCGTCGAGGTAGGCGGTGCCCTCGAACTCCTTGAACGCGCCCCGGACCTTGGTCACCATCGCGTGGCGTGCGACGAAACCGATCTCGGTGTGCACCGGGTCGATGGTGTAGGTCCCGGTCAGCTCGGCGGGCGGGATCTCGGTCACGGCAGGCTCCACATCGGTCGGATCGGGGCGGCCGGGAAGACGCCCCCGGCCCACGCTAGGCGCGGACCCGGCCTGCCCGGCCCCGCCTCGCAGAGCGGATCGCCTGCCCGGCCCAGCGATCCGTGGACGATCGGCCCGCCCGCCCCGGGCGTCCCCGCCCGCACGTGC
Protein-coding regions in this window:
- a CDS encoding YceI family protein; amino-acid sequence: MTEIPPAELTGTYTIDPVHTEIGFVARHAMVTKVRGAFKEFEGTAYLDGEDPTKSTATVTIKTASIDTRNEQRDGHLRTNDFLDAPTFPEITFVSTRVETLDATHFRLAGDLTIKETTRAIGIEFAYQGSARDPYGNLRVGFEGSVPISRKDYGVNWNAALEGGGVLVGDKVLLEFEISAIKQD